The nucleotide sequence GTTTTCGAGGCAGATACATTATCATTTACGGTTATTTAGGGCTATTTTAACCCTTTCAAGACTACTAGAGCATAATGATATGTTTCTATAAACCTCGGTGTCTTAAGAATAGCGATGGGCTCGGGGTACGTGAGGAGAGCCCAGCTCCCATAACCCCGAGCTATGCCGTGAAGAACCCGAGGATGGCTTAAACAACCACTCTTGAGTGAACGGCTTAACAGATCCAGGGTACCCATATATTTAGCTATTCTTTTCAATCCCTCCAAAGCCATGTCCCAAAATGCTGTGTGATCTCTAATATAATTTTGGTTATATCGAGTATATATAAATAGTTTTTGCATTGTTCTCAGTATATATTGATGAACATCTGTCGGAACATCTGATGAAAAATCAGAACCTTATAAGGATTACATAAGGATATAACGATGGGGGTATGTTGCCTATTGCCCCAATGATAGAGCTTAAAGATGTATGGAAGATCTATAGGATCGGATCTGTTGAATATCCAGCTCTCCGAGGGGTAAATCTCTCGATAGATAGGGGAAGCTTCGTATCGATAGTAGGACCATCTGGAAGTGGTAAGACAACAATGCTACACCTAATAGGAGCACTTGATAGACCAACAAAGGGGAAAATATATGTTGATGGTGTAGAGATAACAAGGCTCGGAGATAATAGACTAGCGGAGTTTAGAAATAGAACAATTGGATTTGTATTTCAACAATATAATCTAGTCCCATATCTAAGTGCGATCGAGAATGCCGAGATGCCTATGATGGTCTCCGGAATTAGCAGGGATGAGAGAAGAAGGAGGGCTAAATGGCTTCTAGAGCAACTAGGGCTCGGAGATAAGATATGGAAGAGGCCTACAGAGCTAAGCGGTGGCGAGCAACAAAGGGTTGCAATAGCAAGGGCTCTTGCGAATAATCCGAAGATAATACTCGCTGACGAGCCTACAGGGAATCTAGATACATCTAACGCTAAAATCGTTGTAGATCTTCTGAAGAAGATTAATAGAGAGATGGGTGTAACAATAGTGGTTGTTACACATAATATGGAAGTTGCATATGAAACAGATAGGATAATATATCTCAGAGACGGCGTTATAGTTAAGGAGGAGTTGAGGAGGTAGGGAGCATGCATAGGCGTATATATATTTTTAAATCTAAATTATATATAGGTAAGATCCTTGCACTATTGATCCTATCTATAATTCCCACCGCCGAGCTAGGAAATACGCAGGCCGAGTACTTTATAATAACAAACATCTCATGGGGTACAGAAGCTTCTCCAGGGGATCTGAGTGCTCCTCTAATAATATATGTACAATATCTAGGAACAACCAATCTAGTCAGCCTCAAAGGAACTCTATATCTACCCAAAGGCTTCACAGGAGTTAATGGAAGCTCTATAGTATCCTCTTATACCGGCCCAACACCGGCAGGATCTATCACCCCCCTTACATTCTATATCACAATAGACCCAAGCACGCCCATAGGTACTTACATCGCTAGTTTCCACGTTACAGGGAGAACTATATATAATGCTGTTCTAGATCAAGATTTTAATGTGACTATAGATCTGAGGGGTAGAGCCGACCTTCTATTCGATATATCACCAAAAAGCCTTACCCCTGGTATAATCAATAATGCCACGATAAAAATACATAATAGAGGTACAGGGCCTGCGTATAATGTTACCCTGAGCTATAGCCTCCAAGGCCCAGGCTCAATACTCTCCCAACCCCCATCAACGATAACGAAAATAAATCCAGGATCATATGTCGAAGTTGACATCCAGATATACGTGCCCCCTACAGCATCGCTACAGCCTCTCTCGTTGATAGTGACAGCTACATATGTTAATCCATACTACACCCAGAAAACCGTATCGCAGTCGCTGGGTTTATATGTTAAACAGCAGGTGCAAGCTATAATCTCGATATCTCCTCTGAGGCAGACACTTATATCGGGATCTAGCAACCATGTAGAATTTAGAATAATTAACATAGGGCCTTCTAGGATTTCCAATTTAGTGCTCACAGCATCTATTCCACAGCAGTTTGGATTAATAAGCGGAGATGGAAGGCTCTATATAGGAGATCTAGATGTTCTAGAAAGTAGAGACGCTTCTCTCGATATATATGTATCCCCACAAGCCCCCCAGACAATATATCTTCAGATACAAGCAAGCTATATAGATGGAACAGGTGCGCAGAGAACAGATATGATTACCATCGGATTTAATGTGGAATACCAGCCAGGATACTTCCAGTTTCTCAGCGCCTCATGGGGAGGCCCTCAACAACCCGTCCAAGTAGGACCTGGAGATTCTGGTGTGCCCCTAATAATTACCGTGAGATATATAGGCAATTCAACCATCTATAACGCTAACTTCACACTGCTAACCCCAAGAGGGATCAATATCCTCCCATCTCTTCAAAGCGCTTCCCAATATATATCCTCTATACAGCCGAATAGCGTATTACAGCTTAGCTATCAAGTAAGCATAGATCCTAGCCTAGTGATAGGCTCCTATAGCGCAAGGCTAATAATAACATGGGACACCCAAAGTAGATCTAGCTATTCCCAGAGCTTAGAAGTTACACTCGATATAAGGGGAAAGGTAGATATATCCATATCTCCCTTAACACAGCAGCTAGACCCTGGAGGCGTCAATATATTAAAACTCCTTATATTCAACAACGGTACTGGCGCTGCAAAACAGATCACACTAACATCGGTGCAGGCTACTTCAGCTTCTATTATTGATTTTCAGCCAAGACAATTCGATCTTAAACCGGGTGAAGGGGTAATAGCCAATATATCGATCTATATCCCACCTACTATGCAACAAACCCCACTATCTATCTTAATATCCCTCACATATATAGATCCATATGGCTATCAGAGGAGCTATTCACAGCAAGTAGGAATATATACTGGGATGCAGAGGACGGCCTCAATAGCTGTGGAACCCCTTATAAACACTCTTATTCCAGGATCTCTTAATAATGTAACTATTAGATTGATAAATATAGGGAGCACAGATATCTATAATCTAACCATATCCATATCGCCCCAGGCCCAGGGTGCTGCTAGCATAACTCCCCCACAATTTGTAGGCCTTCTTGGAATCGGTAAGAGCGTTATACTCAGCTACCAGGTTTATGTACCATCATCCCTGGCAGGGTCTACACTTGTTATCACCATATCTATAACCTATATAGATCAATACGGATCTCAGAGAGCATTAACACAGCAGCTGGGCTTCTACATATCAGAGGCAGGGGTCTCAATGATAGGTGTGAATATATCTCCAACCACCATAACACCGGGTTTCAATAATATAACACTGTATTTAACGAACAACGGTAATACCCCTCTATACAATTTAACACTCTATATAACACCTACAACACCTATAGCCCTTGTCAACAGTGATGGGAGGTATTATGTTGGTAATCTAGATCCAGGTGCCTCTTGGCTTGCAACAATAGCGATCTTCATAACAAGAACATCTCCCACCCCTCAGCAGACATATAGCACGGCAAATCTCAAGATCTCCATCACATATTACGATGCAACAGGATCTCTGAGAACAGAGAGCAGAGATATCTATTTAATCATATTTACACAGCCACTAACCTCTCCTATATCCCTTGAGATGGAGCCCCAGATACTAGTTACTGGTAAGATAAACAATGCCACACTCTATATCAAAAACGTGGGTAAGGGGGTTATCGAGAATCTACAGATAGCAATATCAACACTGGGAGGCCAGGTTTCACTTATAGGAGGCTCTGTAATCCAGGTACCCAGACTATCTTCTGGAGCCTCGCTAGAGCTACCTCTTCAAATATATGTTCCTCCTGCTGCCTCTCCATCTGCAACGATTCAGGTAGATCTTAGCTATTATATAGAGGGAACGCTATTCCATGAAATAAGGGGTATCGGTATAGTTTCTAGAGGTATTATAGATATAAAGGTAACAGATTTCACCATAATACCTGAGAGACCCTCTCCAGGGCAGATATTCTCTATAACGGTAACCCTGACTAACCAGGGAACTATAACTGCTTCAGCCGTAACAGCTACTCCTATCGCGACACAGAATATAAGGGTTTTCGGCTCTAGATCTGTATTTATTGGGGACATGCAGGTTAACTCACCATCAACATTCACGATAACCCTTATAACCTCTAACTCCACCTCTCCAGGAAGGTATGAGATCCCGATACAGATAACGTATTATGATAATCTAAGAACTCTATATACAGTAAATATAACTATACCAATATTAATAGTTGGGGGCCAGCAGAACACAGTAACTAGGCCTATACAGCAAGGAGGCGCTGTAGAGCTCCTCAATATTCAGTGGTTCTACTTTATAGCTGTAGCTATAATCTCGCTAGTTATAGGGATATATATGGGGAGGAGGTTTAGATAGATGAAGCCTTCGGATCTCTTGAGACTCGCATCCAAGGATCTTGGTCAACGCAGGCTTAGAGCTGCACTCACAATGTTAAGTGTTGCAATAGGTGTTGCAAGTATAATAGCACTAGTCTCCCAGACAGCAGGGATCCAGCAGAGCGTGATAGATACTCTATACAAGCTCGGTCCATCAACAATGATCCTCATGCCGAGAGGATATCAACTAACACAAGCAGATGTTGCGAGGATCTCAGAGCTCCAAGGAGTATCTAAAGTAATACCGGTGATCCAGATACCAGCAAGTATATTTAGATCCGGGCAACAGATCCAAGTAACACTATTAGGCATTAGAAGCACAGATCTAGAATCACTTCTAGGCGATATAAAGATCCTTGATGGAAGTATATATCCAGACGCGCCAGTTCCAGTAGCTCTTGTTGGATATTCAATAGCTTTTCCACCAGAGCAGGGAGGCTCGCAATCTATATATGTAGGGCAACCCCTTCTAGTCGAGATAGGATTTGGAGCCTTTAGACAGAGGATCCAGCTCCAGGTTGTGGGGATATTAGCCCAATACGGATCCACACCCTTTGTATCTCCAGACAGCTCTATAGTGATTCCGCTAGATGAGCTGATGA is from Sulfolobales archaeon and encodes:
- a CDS encoding ABC transporter ATP-binding protein, encoding MLPIAPMIELKDVWKIYRIGSVEYPALRGVNLSIDRGSFVSIVGPSGSGKTTMLHLIGALDRPTKGKIYVDGVEITRLGDNRLAEFRNRTIGFVFQQYNLVPYLSAIENAEMPMMVSGISRDERRRRAKWLLEQLGLGDKIWKRPTELSGGEQQRVAIARALANNPKIILADEPTGNLDTSNAKIVVDLLKKINREMGVTIVVVTHNMEVAYETDRIIYLRDGVIVKEELRR
- a CDS encoding ABC transporter permease, which translates into the protein MKPSDLLRLASKDLGQRRLRAALTMLSVAIGVASIIALVSQTAGIQQSVIDTLYKLGPSTMILMPRGYQLTQADVARISELQGVSKVIPVIQIPASIFRSGQQIQVTLLGIRSTDLESLLGDIKILDGSIYPDAPVPVALVGYSIAFPPEQGGSQSIYVGQPLLVEIGFGAFRQRIQLQVVGILAQYGSTPFVSPDSSIVIPLDELMKILNRRSYGMLIVKANDVATVNDLSNTLNTIYGNNIQILTVQQLSEAVSTIIGQFGILLASIAGISLSVAGLGTMNIMMITVLERTREIGVMKALGFKNRDILMLYIVESSLIGIIGGLIGIALGIGGAQILPHLLNYTFLRTPQQRGPGPQMQGQQQITLSYTPIIPLDMTIVAYSIAVLVSIAAGFYPAWRASRMEPVRALRYE